A region from the Antennarius striatus isolate MH-2024 chromosome 22, ASM4005453v1, whole genome shotgun sequence genome encodes:
- the ucn3l gene encoding urocortin 3, like codes for MLSSVKTLLLLSVLCAPSSNLCLRLSESLLCDDQMAVGVRSDQDEPGYLPEDGWRSLLQSAEYLSSSSTSTSSAESSREKRTSGPANYRFMSRTKLRGQMLRNSSKGDRRSRLTLSLDVPTNIMNVLFDVAKAKNLRAKAAENARLLAQIGRRK; via the coding sequence ATGCTGTCGTCCGTGAAgactctgctgctgctctcggTTCTGTGCGCACCGAGCTCCAACCTGTGCCTCCGCCTCTCCGAGTCTCTCCTATGTGACGACCAGATGGCAGTAGGAGTCCGGAGCGACCAGGATGAGCCGGGTTACCTCCCTGAGGATGGCTGGAGGTCCCTCCTGCAGTCCGCCGAGtatctgtcctcctcctccacatccaCCTCTTCTGCCGAGTCCAGCAGAGAAAAAAGGACTTCAGGTCCCGCAAACTACCGCTTCATGAGCCGGACGAAGCTCAGAGGGCAGATGCTTCGCAACAGCAGCAAAGGGGACCGGAGGAGCAGGCTGACCCTGTCCCTGGACGTCCCGACCAACATCATGAACGTCCTGTTTGATGTGGCAAAGGCCAAAAACCTGCGCGCCAAGGCGGCGGAGAACGCGCGTCTGCTGGCGCAGATCGGACGGAGAAAGTGA